A region of Esox lucius isolate fEsoLuc1 chromosome 3, fEsoLuc1.pri, whole genome shotgun sequence DNA encodes the following proteins:
- the fcer1gl gene encoding Fc receptor, IgE, high affinity I, gamma polypeptide like isoform X1: protein MLPGSLILVAFFLNFSLAETQVPEGKLCYILDGVLGMYGIILTILYCRLRMKPTYINTGEYPQDTGRYQKEEGIYVGLTQHGQDTYETIKVQKKAMLV, encoded by the exons ATGCTTCCTGGATCGCTAATATTGGTTGCTTTCTTCTTGAACTTTAGCCTTGCAG AGACCCAGGTGCCTGAGGGGAAGCTGTGTTACATTCTGGATGGGGTCCTTGGGATGTACGGCATCATTCTCACCATCTTGTACTGCAGACTTAGA ATGAAGCCGACCTACATTAACACTGGTGAATATCCACAGGACACAGGCAGATATCAG aAAGAAGAAGGAATTTATGTT GGTCTAACCCAGCATGGCCAGGACACCTATGAGACTATCAAAGTGCAGAAGAAAGCCATGCTGGTGTGA
- the fcer1gl gene encoding Fc receptor, IgE, high affinity I, gamma polypeptide like isoform X2 — translation MLPGSLILVAFFLNFSLAETQVPEGKLCYILDGVLGMYGIILTILYCRLRDTGRYQKEEGIYVGLTQHGQDTYETIKVQKKAMLV, via the exons ATGCTTCCTGGATCGCTAATATTGGTTGCTTTCTTCTTGAACTTTAGCCTTGCAG AGACCCAGGTGCCTGAGGGGAAGCTGTGTTACATTCTGGATGGGGTCCTTGGGATGTACGGCATCATTCTCACCATCTTGTACTGCAGACTTAGA GACACAGGCAGATATCAG aAAGAAGAAGGAATTTATGTT GGTCTAACCCAGCATGGCCAGGACACCTATGAGACTATCAAAGTGCAGAAGAAAGCCATGCTGGTGTGA
- the LOC105021850 gene encoding vang-like protein 2 has translation MDNESQYSGYSYKSSHSRSSRKHRDRRDRHRSKSRDGSSRGDKSVTIQAPGEPLLDAESTRGDDRDDNWGETTTVVTGTSEHSVSNEDLTRVSKELDESSPLECKRFLGPVLGGCLGLFALVTPLAFLVLPQLLWREALDPCGTPCEGLYVSLAFKLLVLLISSWALFLRPPRATLPRFFVFRCLLMVLVFLFVASYWLFYGVRVLEPRERDYRGIVEYAASLVDALLFIQYLALVLLEVRHLQPAFCLKVVRTTDGASRFYNVGHLSVQRAAVWVLDRYYSDFPVYNPAMLNLPKSILSKKMSGFKVYSLDESSTNNSTSQSRAMIAAAARRRDNSHNEYYYEEAEMERRVRKRKARLVVAVEEAFTHIKRLQDDDPAASSPKHPREVMDPREAAQAIFAPMARAMQKYLRTTRQQPYHSMESILTHLQFCITHNMTPKAFLERYLSPGPTVQYQRENGRGRQWTLVSEEPVTSALRQDLVFSLRRLDFSLVVTVQPLPFLRLGEEFIDPKSHKFVMRLQSETSV, from the exons ATGGACAACGAGTCGCAGTACTCGGGCTACTCCTACAAGTCATCTCATTCCCGAAGCTCCCGCAAGCACAG GGATCGGAGGGACCGGCATCGCTCCAAGAGCAGAGATGGCAGCAGCCGCGGGGACAAGTCCGTGACCATCCAGGCCCCCGGGGAGCCGCTACTCGACGCCGAGTCCACCCGTGGTGACGACAGG GATGATAACTGGGGAGAGACCACCACCGTGGTCACCGGAACATCAGAACACAGCGTGTCCAACGAAGACCTGACCAGGGTCTCCAAGGAGCTGGACGAATCCTCTCCCCTGGAATGCAAACGCTTCCTGGGTCCTGTGCTGGGTGGCTGCCTGGGCCTCTTCGCCCTGGTCACTCCGCTGGCCTTCCTGGTTCTCCCCCAGCTGCTGTGGCGCGAGGCCCTGGACCCGTGCGGCACCCCCTGCGAGGGCCTCTACGTCTCCCTGGCCTTCAAGCTCCTGGtgctcctcatctcctcctggGCGCTGTTCCTGCGCCCGCCGCGCGCCACCCTGCCCCGCTTCTTTGTCTTCCGCTGCCTGCTGATGGTGCTGGTGTTCCTGTTCGTGGCGTCCTACTGGCTGTTCTACGGCGTGCGCGTGCTGGAGCCCCGGGAGAGGGACTACCGGGGCATCGTAGAGTACGCCGCGTCGCTGGTGGACGCCCTGCTCTTCATCCAGTATCTGGCCCTGGTGCTGCTGGAGGTCAGACACCTTCAGCCCGCCTTCTGCCTGAAGGTGGTTCGCACCACGGACGGGGCCAGTCGCTTCTACAATGTGGGACACCtcag TGTTCAGAGGGcagcagtgtgggtgttggACCGGTACTACAGTGATTTCCCAGTCTACAACCCTGCCATGCTCAACCTGCCCAAGTCTATCCTCTCCAAGAAGATGTCTGGATTCAAAGTCTACTCTCTGGACG AGAGCAGCACCAACAACTCCACCAGCCAATCCCGGGCCATGATTGCTGCGGCGGCCCGCAGAAGAGACAACTCGCACAACGAGTACTACTATGAGGAGGCGGAGATGGAGCGCAGGGTCCGCAAGCGCAAGGCCAG GTTGGTTGTGGCGGTGGAAGAAGCCTTCACCCACATCAAGCGTCTCCAGGATGATGACCCTGCTGCCTCGTCCCCCAAACACCCCCGTGAGGTGATGGACCCCCGGGAGGCGGCTCAGGCCATCTTCGCCCCCATGGCCCGGGCCATGCAGAAGTACCTGAGGACCACGCGCCAGCAGCCTTACCACAGCATGGAGAGCATCCTCACACACCTGCAGTTCTGCATCACCCACAACATGACTCCCAAG GCTTTTCTGGAGCGTTACCTCAGCCCAGGGCCTACCGTGCAGTACCAGCGTGAGAATGGCAGAGGGCGTCAGTGGACTCTAGTGAGTGAGGAACCAGTGACCTCTGCTCTGCGTCAGGATCTGGTCTTCTCCTTGCGGCGCCTCGACTTCTCCCTGGTTGTCACGGTGCAGCCCCTCCCATTCTTGCGTCTCGGGGAGGAGTTTATTGACCCTAAGAGCCACAAGTTTGTAATGAGGCTGCAGTCAGAGACGTCTGTTTAG
- the ncstn gene encoding nicastrin has protein sequence MGLESSKWVIMFLVCWLCKNVNSNSVAQKIYVEVNNTVPCVRLLNATHQIGCQSSISGDTGVIHVLESEADLEWPLTKGPNPPYMILLESHLFTRSIMMKIKKESSRIAGVTVVVPNTSPSEFSPHTTCPNENTGVYSDTYGPHLAHCNTTVWNPLGNGLSYEEFDFPVFSLKEDKQAEAIKQCYYDHNRVVNGSAPQYPLCAMQLFSHMFAVTDTATCMRRNDVINFSINPEMVCDPLGDFNVWGSIRPYNRSQLGHRDNESVVMAAARLDSRAFFWDVSTGAEGSISGFVTLLAAAHALRDVTQVAPPTHNILFAFFQGEAFDYIGSSRMVYDMQNGKFVIDLDNVHSLLEIGQVGLRNGSDLFLHSDPVSRMNDTVNDQVKRLVDNFQSSATGANFSLVEPGVSQPLPPSSLQRFLRAQNIPGIVLADHRAAFNNKYYESYYDNADNLNLRYPPNMTAEEQLEFLTDTAMALTEVATVVARALYKQAGGDGTQVDNIKADSKTVTQMLFGFLVQANNSWFQALIPPELKDMLKASPPDFYVGVASSSPAKAKPLTRLVQFLLANLTGTATNLTQDQCQKPDDLPDESVQMYSYLWVQGTVPHNGTEKGPFCVRASVRLSQALSPAFDLGEYASRNYSTWTESRWKFIKARIFLVASRDLEMLTLGVGVAVLFSSLLVTYFISTKADVLFSSAREPASAAY, from the exons ATGGGTTTGGAATCGTCGAAATGGGTTATAATGTTCTTAGTTTGTTGGCTTTGTAAAA atGTGAACAGTAACTCTGTTGCTCAGAAGATTTATGtagaagtgaataacactgtaCCGTGTGTCCGACTGCTCAATGCAACACATCAGATTGGCTGCCAGT CCTCAATATCAGGTGATACAGGTGTAATCCATGTTCTGGAGTCTGAGGCAGATCTGGAATGGCCTTTGACCAAAGGACCCAATCCTCCTTATATGATCCTGTTGGAGTCACACCTCTTCACCAG GTCCATCATGATGAAGATTAAGAAAGAATCCAGCAGAATAGCGGGGGTTACTGTGGTGGTCCCAAATACAAGCCCGTCAGAGTTCTCGCCACACACCACCTGTCCGAACGAGAACACCG gtgtgtACTCGGACACCTACGGTCCTCACTTGGCCCACTGTAATACGACTGTATGGAACCCCCTGGGGAACGGTCTGTCCTACGAGGAATTTGACTTCCCCGTGTTTTCCCTGAAAGAGGACAAGCAAGCAGAGGCCATCAAACAG TGCTACTACGACCATAACCGGGTAGTGAACGGCAGCGCCCCCCAGTACCCTCTGTGTGCCATGCAGCTCTTCTCCCACATGTTCGCTGTCACGGATACGGCCACGTGCATGAGGCGCAACGACGTCATCAACTTCAGCATCAACCCAG agATGGTGTGTGACCCCCTTGGGGATTTCAACGTGTGGGGTTCCATTCGGCCTTATAACAGGAGCCAGTTGGGCCACAGGGACAATGAAAGCGTTGTCATGGCAGCAGCCAGG CTGGACAGCAGGGCGTTTTTCTGGGACGTGTCTACAGGGGCAGAGGGGAGTATCTCAGGATTCGTCACTCTGTTGGCTGCTGCTCATGCACTGCGTGATGTCACTCAGGTGGCCCCTCCCACACATAACATCCTCTTTGCCTTCTTCCAAGGG GAAGCATTTGACTACATAGGCAGCTCTCGGATGGTTTATGACATGCAGAATGGCAAGTTTGTGATTGACCTGGACAATGTTCACTCGCTACTCGAGATTGGACAG GTGGGCCTGCGCAATGGCAGCGACCTCTTTCTCCACTCGGACCCTGTGTCCAGGATGAACGACACCGTCAACGACCAG GTTAAGAGACTTGTGGACAACTTCCAGTCCTCCGCTACGGGGGCCAACTTCTCTTTGGTTGAGCCGGGCGTCTCTCAGCCGCTCCCGCCCTCCTCCCTCCAGCGTTTCCTGCGAGCTCAGAACATTCCAGGGATCGTGCTTGCCGACCACCGCGCCGCGTTCAACAACAA GTACTATGAGAGTTACTACGACAACGCTGACAATCTCAACTTACGCTATCCGCCTAACATGACAGCGGAGGAACAGCTGGAGTTTTTGACTGACACTGCTATG GCTCTGACTGAGGTGGCTACAGTAGTAGCCCGTGCCCTTTACAAGCAGGCTGGTGGAGACGGGACCCAAGTGGACAACATTAAGGCAGATTCCAAAACG GTGACCCAGATGCTGTTTGGGTTTCTGGTCCAGGCCAACAACAGCTGGTTTCAGGCGCTGATTCCCCCGGAACTAAAGGACATGCTCA aGGCCAGCCCACCAGACTTCTATGTTGGCGTTGCGTCGTCCTCACCGGCAAAGGCAAAACCGCTGACACGTCTTGTCCAGTTCCTCCTGGCTAATTTAACCGGGACAGCCACCAACCTCACTCAGGACCAATGTCAGAAACCAGACGATTTGCCAGATGAGAGCGTACAG ATGTATTCCTATTTGTGGGTCCAGGGCACGGTCCCACACAACGGGACGGAAAAGGGTCCTTTTTGTGTTCGCGCGTCGGTACGCCTGTCCCAAGCTTTGTCCCCTGCCTTCGACCTGGGAGAGTATGCTTCCAGAAACTATTCCACATGGACAGAATCACGGTGGAAGTTCATAAAAGCTCGGATCTTTCTAGTGGCCAGCCGGGACCTAGAG ATGCTGACTTTAGGTGTGGGAGTGGCTGTTTTGTTCTCATCCCTACTGGTGACGTACTTCATCAGCACCAAGGCAGACGTCCTCTTCAGCTCCGCGAGGGAACCCGCTAGTGCCGCCTACTGA
- the copa gene encoding coatomer subunit alpha — protein MLTKFETKSARVKGLSFHPKRPWILASLHNGVIQLWDYRMCTLIDKFDEHDGPVRGIDFHKQQPLFVSGGDDYKIKVWNYKLRRCLFTLLGHLDYIRTTFFHHEYPWILSASDDQTIRIWNWQSRTCVCVLTGHNHYVMCAQFHPSEDLVVSASLDQTVRVWDISGLRKKNLSPGAVETEVRGISGVDLFGASDAVVKHVLEGHDRGVNWAAFHPSMPLIVSGADDRQVKIWRMNESKAWELDTCRGHYNNVSCAVFHPRQELILSNSEDKSIRVWDMSKRTGVQTFRRDHDRFWVLGAHPNLNLFAAGHDSGMLVFKLERERPAYAVYGNMLYYVKDRFLRQLDFNSSKDTAVMQLRSGSKFPVFSMSYNPAENAVLLCTRATNLENSTYDLYSIPKESDSQNPDAPEGKRSSGLTAVWVARNRFAVLDRMHSLLIKNLKNEIVKKVQVPSCEEIFYAGTGSLLLRDADGVTLFDVQQKRSLATVKIAKVKYVVWSADTSHVALLAKHAIMICNRKLESLCNIHENIRVKSGAWDESGVFIYTTSNHIKYALTSGDHGIIRTLDLPIYVTRVRGNSVYCLDRECRPRVLTIDPTEYRFKLALVNRKYEEVLHMVRNAKLVGQSIIAYLQKKGYPEVALHFVKDEKTRFSLALECGNIEVALEAAKALDERGCWERLGEAALLQGHHQVVEMCYQRTKNFDKLTFLYLITGNLAKLRKMMKIAEIRKDMSGHYQGALYLGDVSERVRILKNCGQKSLAYLTAATHGMDEEAEALKETFDLEKETVPEVDPNAQLLQPPPPINPLDTNWPLLTVSKGFFEGAIAAKGKAGQMAADMDVEAPGGEGWGEDAELQLDEDGFMDAQDALGEEGVAKEEGGGWEVEEDLDLPPELELPGGAGGGPEDGFFVPPTKGMNPTQLWCNNSQLPVDHILAGSFETAMRLLHDQVGVVQFGPYKQLFMQTLSRGRTCFLGLPSLPCLRGNPQRNWKDCGAKQGLPAVGLRLSDLIARLQQCYQLTTAGRFEDAVERFRAILLSVPLLVVDNKQEIAEAQQLITICREYIVGLTMETERKKLPKETLDQQKRLCEMAAYFTHCSLQPVHMVLVLRTALNLFFKLKNFKTAAGFARRLLELGPKPEVAQQTRKILAACEKTLTDTHQLNYDPHNPFDLCAASYTPLYRGRPVEKCPLSGACYCPPYKGQVCRVTQATEIGKDVIGLRVSPLQFR, from the exons GGCTAAGTTTCCACCCTAAGCGGCCCTGGATCCTTGCAAGTCTTCACAATGGAGTCATCCAGTTGTGGGACTATCGAATGTGCACTCTGATTGACAAGTTTGATGAGCATGATG GCCCTGTCAGGGGAATCGATTTCCACAAGCAGCAGCCTCTGTTTGTGTCTGGAGGAGATGACTACAAAATCAAG GTGTGGAACTACAAACTGCGGCGTTGTCTCTTCACTCTTCTGGGACACTTGGACTACATCCGCACCACATTCTTCCATCAC GAGTATCCTTGGATTCTGAGTGCCTCGGATGACCAGACCATTCGCATCTGGAACTGGCAGTCCAGGACCTGTGTCTG TGTCTTGACCGGGCATAATCACTATGTGATGTGTGCTCAGTTCCACCCCTCTGAGGACCTGGTGGTATCAGCCAGCCTGGACCAGACTGTGCGCGTGTGGGATATCTCTG GTCTGAGGAAGAAGAACCTCTCACCCGGCGCCGTGGAGACGGAGGTGCGCGGCATCTCTGGCGTGGATTTGTTCGGAGCGTCCGATGCTGTGGTCAAACACGTGCTTGAG GGTCATGACCGTGGGGTCAACTGGGCCGCTTTCCATCCCAGCATGCCTCTCATTGTGTCTGGGGCTGATGACAGACAGGTCAAGATCTGGAGGATGAATG AGTCCAAGGCGTGGGAGCTGGATACCTGCAGGGGTCACTACAACAACGTGTCCTGTGCCGTCTTCCACCCCCGTCAGGAGCTCATCCTCTCCAACTCCGAGGACAAGAGCATCCGTGTGTGGGACATGTCCAAACGGACTGGAGTCCAAACCTTCCGCAGGGACCACGACCGCTTCTGGGTGCTCGGGGCTCACCCCAACCTCAACCTATTCGCTGCTG GTCATGACAGTGGTATGCTGGTGTTTAAGCTGGAACGGGAGCGCCCAGCCTATGCTGTGTACGGCAACATGCTCTACTATGTCAAGGACCGCTTCCTTCGCCAGCTGGATTTTAACAGCAGCAAGGACACCGCTGTTATGCAGCtgcgcag TGGTTCAAAGTTCCCAGTTTTTAGCATGTCTTACAACCCTGCAGAGAATGCTGTCCTGCTCTGCACT AGAGCAACCAACTTGGAGAACAGCACCTATGACTTGTACTCCATCCCCAAAGAGAGTGACTCCCAGAACCCTGATG CTCCAGAGGGGAAGAGGTCCTCTGGTCTAACTGCAGTTTGGGTCGCCAGGAATCGGTTTGCTGTTCTAGACCGCATGCACTCA CTCCTGATCAAGAACTTGAAGAATGAGATTGTGAAAAAGGTGCAGGTCCCAAGCTGTGAGGAGATCTTCTATGCGGGGACAGGCTCCTTGCTGCTGCGCGACGCCGACGGGGTCACCCTCTTCGATGTGCAACAGAAGCGCTCGCTGGCCACCGTCAAGATCGCCAAAGTCAAGTACGTGGTGTGGAGCGCCGACACCAGCCACGTGGCCCTGCTGGCTAAACACG CCATTATGATCTGCAACAGGAAGCTGGAGAGTTTGTGTAACATCCATGAGAACATCCGCGTGAAGAGCGGAGCCTGGGACGAGAGTGGAGTCTTCATCTACACCACCTCCAACCACATCAAATATGCCCTCACCTCCGG TGATCATGGTATCATCCGGACTCTGGATCTACCCATCTACGTGACTCGGGTCAGAGGGAACAGTGTGTACTGTCTGGACCGTGAGTGCAGACCCCGCGTGCTGACCATCGACCCCACAGAGTACCGCTTCAAACTTGCCTTGGTCAACCGCAAGTATGAGGAG GTGTTGCACATGGTGCGTAATGCCAAGCTGGTTGGCCAGTCGATCATTGCGTACCTGCAGAAGAAGGGATACCCTGAGGTGGCCCTGCACTTTGTCAAGGATGAGAAGACCCGCTTTAGTCTGGCTTTGGAGTGTGGCAACATTGAG GTGGCGCTGGAGGCTGCCAAGGCTCTGGATGAGAGGGGCTGCTGGGAGAGGCTGGGTGAAGCAGCGCTGCTGCAGGGACACCACCAGGTGGTGGAGATGTGCTACCAGAGGACCAAGAACTTTGACAAGCTCACCTTCCTCTACCTCATCACTGGCAACCTGGCCAAGCTCCGCAAGATGATGAAGATAG CTGAAATCAGGAAGGACATGAGCGGACACTACCAGGGTGCCCTGTATCTGGGCGACGTCAGCGAGAGAGTCCGCATTCTTAAGAACTGTGGCCAGA AGTCTCTGGCATACCTGACTGCTGCCACCCACGGGATGGACGAGGAGGCAGAAGCCCTGAAGGAGACCTTTGACCTAGAGAAGGAGACAGTCCCTGAGGTTGACCCTAATGCCCAGCTGCTGCAGCCACCACCTCCCATCAACCCCCTGGATACCAACTGGCCTCTGCTCACTGTGTCCAAGGGCTTCTTCGAGGGCGCCATCGCAGCCAAAG GGAAGGCTGGCCAGATGGCTGCGGACATGGACGTGGAAGCCCCAGGTGGAGAGGGCTGGGGAGAGGATGCTGAGCTCCAGCTGGATGAAG ATGGTTTCATGGATGCCCAGGATGCGTTAGGGGAGGAAGGTGTGgcgaaggaggagggaggaggctgggaggtggaggaggatcTGGACCTGCCTCCAGAACTG GAGTTGCCAGGTGGTGCCGGAGGAGGTCCTGAAGATGGTTTCTTTGTCCCTCCCACCAAGGGCATGAACCCCACCCAGCTGTGGTGCAACAACTCCCAGCTCCCTGTTGACCACATCCTGGCCGGTTCCTTTGAGACCGCCATGAGG CTGCTCCATGACCAGGTTGGTGTGGTGCAGTTTGGGCCCTATAAGCAGCTGTTCATGCAGACGCTGTCCCGCGGGCGGACCTGTTTCCTGGGCCTGCCGTCCCTGCCCTGCCTGCGTGGTAACCCCCAGAGGAACTGGAAGGACTGCGGGGCCAAGCAGGGGTTGCCTGCAGTGGGCCTGCGTCTGTCGGACCTCATTGCCCGTCTGCAGCAGTGCTACCAGCTCACAACTGCTGGTCGATTTGAGGACGCTGTAGAACGGTTCCGGGCCATCCTGCTATCCGTGCCACTTCTGGTGGTCGACAACAAACAGGAGATTGCAGAG GCTCAGCAGCTGATCACGATCTGCAGAGAATACATTGTTGGCCTCACCATGGAAACCGAAAGGAAGAAGTTGCCTAAAGAAACGTTGGACCAACAGAAGAGATTGTGTGAG ATGGCAGCTTACTTCACTCACTGCAGTCTCCAGCCAGTCCACATGGTCTTGGTCTTACGCACAGCACTGAATTTGTTCTTCAAACTCAAGAACTTCAAGACAGCTGCTGGTTTTGCTCGTCGCCTACTTGAACTGGGACCGAAACCAGAGGTGGCACAGCAG ACCCGCAAGATCTTGGCAGCATGCGAGAAGACTCTGACAGACACCCACCAGCTGAACTACGACCCACACAATCCATTTGACCTGTGCGCTGCCTCCTACACTCCCCTGTACCGTGGACGCCCAGTAGAGAAATGTCCCCTCTCAGGAGCCTGCTACTGCCCCCCTTACAAGGGCCAGGTCTGCAGAGTGACACAG GCGACCGAGATTGGAAAGGATGTGATTGGTCTGCGTGTCAGCCCCCTGCAGTTCCGTTAG